The Chanos chanos chromosome 9, fChaCha1.1, whole genome shotgun sequence genome includes the window AAAACCAGCTTGCTGCATAGAAAGCTAAACCAGATCTTTGATCAAGATCTCATCATTGATATTCAGTGATGATATGGGTCTTTTtgagtcatacagtcatacactgTCATCATTGCCTGATttcaatgaaacagaaattagTATTTGTTCGGGTGTCTCTGCTAATTTCCCATCAGTCACACGCTTTGTCATACATGTTCATCAACGTGCCAGTCAGTCAAGTTAAAAAGTCACGCATACACTCATCACCTACTGGGAATCTCAGTAGCCGATGAGacttgcgccccccccccccccaaataagtTTACGATCAATTCTTGCATTGctgcgtgtcttttttttttctcagcatttgGCAGTCTGTTCATCCTGAGAACTTAACATACGTTTTCCCTGCAGGTTTGTTTAATGACCATTTCCACAGACTTTTAGCAATGAGAGGAACCGCCGTTTGATGAATGAACATCAGGCCACTTGGGTAATATAATCGCCAGAGGAAGTAGAGctctcattaatatttcagGAAAATGTCAATGTTAGTGTTAATCAAATCTGTTAAGTCTACATTGTTGAGGACATGTGTGCTTCATCTCCATTCTTCATGTCCCCACGCAACCCGTTAAACTGTCTAGCCGTTGAACTAGTGGAGAGAGACGTGAGAACATTCTAGAGAGGTGATTACGCGGGGGGACACCGGGTTCTTTTCCTACATGTAGAGGGAGTCGGTTATTTTTTTGAGGAAGTGTTGAGCTTTGGCATTCGGGCTTAACTCAGTGCTCTCCACACACCTGTGAAATTTCAAAGaagttatttctttttttttttttccctccccatgCTTTAGGCATGCtcaaattcaaaaataaataaataattaacacTTTCTGGAATGCTTTGTGCACGTCCACAGAATATTCAACTAGAGTCACCGAatctaacacttttttttttttaataataataataataataataaaaataacgtTTGAGTGAGACATTCAAAGGGGAAACATTGTCCTTTGATGCAAAATGTTCTGAAGAGGTGAAGGAAGTGGTATAACTAAGCAGAGTGATATTAGGAGGTTAAGATTAGCAGCTACGTGTGAGAGGTttgtagaggttttttttgttttttttttcaaagtgtgaAAAGCTGCTACTGTGCATGAGGCTAAAAGGATTAGTTTATCTCATCATcgccacccccccacccccccagaaTTAATAACCAGCTGGCCACTTGGAGTAAGAATGTTGTCACATATTACCACAAATACTGTACAGAAGCAATGTGTCCCTTTGCCATATATACACTCGTTGGTGCTACAGTATTTGCATCTGTACATCACGTAATCTGCTAAACGTGTGATACTGCAGAGATGTAGTTCACCATTACACATAAAATCTCAACTACTTGTCATTATTCTGTAATGTTCCTTTTCTTCATGATAATGCGTTTGAGCATGTTGAAACGTTTTGACGAGgggacggaaaaaaaaaacaatgagagtgGACGACTGTGGCACATATCTTTATAAATGAATTGGCCTGTTAAATGCCATTGAGACACTGGATTTGAATTATGGGTATGTGTGAGAGTAGAGCGGCATGAGATTTTGACTAAGTATGTCTGATCAGTTCCAAGATAAGGTTATGAAAGTGAAAATTGAACTTTTCATGAATTCTTTTCGTTTCCGCAGCACCCATTTTCCaacaaattttgtttgtttgttaaaaggAATTGTTAGTGATAATATTGTTGGAACAGTGCCAAGAGAGGACCTGCTTTTCTATATACCATTGTTtttcttgcttgtttgtttgtttgtttaccacAATAAATGGGCCATAATCCTATCAATGTTGAAGATATATCAGTGTCACACGGTATGATCCTCGAGGCactaaatatttattattaaaggACCCATAAGAGATCCACTCATTAAcaaatatacagcatatcagTACATGAAATCAATACAATCTCATAATTGAAATGACAAGTAACCAGTTCAGAAACtagatttctttttcctttgaaggcaaaaaaaaaaaagaaataaacctAAGTTTTTAACAACTTTATTGATCTTGTAAGAGAAACAGTGGCAGTCACTGTAGATCAAGTGAAGTGATAAAGTGAGCTGAAACAGCTATAAATCCAACAGCCTTTTGAGGcgcctgtttttgctttgtccaACAGGGGGCAACAGAGAAACACGGTCGAAAAAAAGGAGCTGCCGCTCCAGTAGTTTCacaataaggggaaaaaaatgacctgAGAAGCTCtcagtgttgtgtattttgtttacTTGGCCATTATGCATAATAAGAATGTTTTACAAATAAACCAGGTGCAAataagtggggtttttttctccacaatcttcttcttcttttttttttaaccacaagTTTCtatcattaatattcatgtgGAGGAACCATATAACTTGAACACCACACACTTTCCAGCGGGCACAGTGTGAACCCTGTTCTATGAAGATCTATGTCCTACCTCTCAAGGTCTCCATTTACACTTATTATGGAAAATCAGAGTCGTTGATACAGATGAAATGTCAGTCACAGAAAAGGTCATTAGACTTTGAAAAGGAAGTAATAGCTCATTCTTTCTATTGCATTCCAACGCCCTGCTAGGAAATGACTCTGGCAATGGGGCTAAAGTGCCAGTTCAAATagcaaaaatcatttcattcatttaagagAAATGAACCTTAATGCAGGTGAGTGTTTCTTCTTTTATCATTGttaaaaatgtcagtcaaatgAAATAACAGTATTATCAACATCATTATctataaacaacaaataaatctgtacagacacacataaacccacAAAGCagtaatatatacatattacaaacgttatctgaaaaacatttaaatatgtcAGATACTAGTCCCACTGAAGCTGATGTTGGTAAAAATGTGGTATATCCTTTGTCTGCTGTGCTGTATTACATAAGGTGAAGAGAGAAGCTGGTTCTCACATAAAAattgatgaaaagagagagggagagagagagagagagagagagagagagagagtgtgtgtgtgcttgcagcAGCATTTACACATTGGGGGTATCCTTTTACCGCTTGCCTAACGTTGACAGTTTACAGTTGGCAGTTTACTGTTTTACTTAACTCTTATACTGGAGCTTTTCACCCAAATTCTTATAGTCAGTGAGGCAGCTTGTCATGATTTCCATGACCCTAAATGGGTGAGTAGGCGACTTTCATGTCTTTCAGTGCTCTAAATGAGGATGAGTGTATCGAAAGGAATCCATAGTTCTGGTTGGCAGTGCAGTGCAACTATCATGTACAGTACATGGTTAAGTATCATGAGCTATCTACAAAATCTTTTATACAATGTGTAGCATGTTGAATGCTATGACTTGCTTCAGCGATGACTGGcctaaatacaaaaacacatcatttttacAAACACGAGGCGAAAGTCATCATAAAATCAGTACTATTTGACAAAGTATTGGCAAATCCTTGGCAACCAGACAGTTCCCCCTGTTTAATGCTTCCAAAGCAATATGGAGATTTCCTCCAATGTCCTTCAAAGACCAAACAGGATGCTCAGTCGCTTGTTACTCTGAATGACCCAGTACCTGTGTAATTATATTATAACTACAGAATTTCACAGCTTTGCTTGAGCTGGTTACTAACTGCCGTTACGCATTTGTGATCCGAGTAACTGCAAACAGACTGGTAATAAGTATTAAGGAGTGTAAGAGTGACAAGTCTCAATGTGTGATAACAAACTTTTATATTAGCAACAAGTGAAACTGCATTGTCGTGTAACTAGTCTCATTGTCACAGTTAAGTAATTCATGACCAAAAGACCTCAAAGACCTAATATTATTGTAGATTTGATAACAtgattgtgacatcatcaagTGTCGAGTTTTGTAAGCAGAGGTCTGTCAACAAAAGTTCCACATAGCTTTTTTTTGCAGCAAAAAGTTCTTTCTGTTTATCCTgatgtatttaaataaagaaaaagaaataaaaggaacAAAGGCAACAGTTTCCTCAGATCATTTTCATGTTGAACTTTCGCGCCCCGCCTTGGCCTCCGCTTGTAGTAGGGCCATCAACCTTTCGGAAGGAATACTCCACCGAGAAGTTGTTCTTGTGCTGCCCTCGACCACGACTCCAGACAAACAGCAGCAGGAAGCAGAAGAGCACCACACCCAAGAAGGTGATGCAACCCATCGCTGTAGAGACCAGGATGGTTTTGAGGTCCAGCGTGAATTTAAGGAAGACGCGCGTGTCATTCAGGTTGGTGTCATTAAGATCGCTAACGTAGTAGGTGCGGTTGGCCAGCAGGGCTGCGTCTAAGGGCAGCCCGCTGACTGTCAGTGTGGCAAAGTATGTGTCATTGCCACCAGCATTGCTAGCGATGCAGATGTAGGTACCGCTATCTGTTACCTGGGCATACCTGATCTCGAGGGTACCCTCAGGCAAAACAGTGATGCGGCCATTGCTCTTGGTGGTTATTCGCCGGCGCTGGGGTGAAATCCAGAATATGACAGGCGTTGGGTCTCCCTCTGCCTGGCATACAAATGACACCACCTGGCCCTCGCGGGCTGTCACCTGTTGGAGTTTCCGGTTCCGGATCTTCGGCCTCTGGCAGGTGAAGTGGTCAAAGAGTGCGGAATCCGAGAACGAGCTGAGAGCCTTACCCTGCACCTCCACAGGAGCAGCACACACAGGTGACTTGCCATCAAAGTTGAGGGTTTTGCGACGTTGCAAGATCCACAGCAGACGGCAGTCACAGGACAGTGGGTTTCCATCAACGCGCAGTGTTTCCAGTGTGTTGACGGAATGGAAGGAGCCTTCCTCCAGTGTCAAGAGTCTGTTACTGGAGAGGTTGAGCAAGCGGATCTGCCTCAAGCCTCCTAGACCATACGGCTGTACCATTACCAGGTTAGTGCCCACCATGTGTAACTCCTTTAGCCTGGCCAGGTCTCTGAGAGCCCAAGACTCCAGCACAGAGATGGGGTTGTAGGACAGGTTGAGACACGCCAAGTGGACCAGGCTGCGTAAAGCACTGGTAGGAATGGAGGTGATGTTAGTGTTGGTGATTGACAACCAGGACAGGTTGAGCCCCTGGAAGCTATGAGGAGAGATATACTCCAGAAAGGGCCAGTGGTCAATCTCCAAGCCCCGTAGCCCCCCCAGCTTGCGAAAGTTCTGCTCTTCCAGGGACGCAATGCTGAGGTGACGTAGTCGTAGCGTGACCAGATTGCGCAAGTAGGATAGTGACTGACCTGATATGGAAGTAAGGTTGCACCTCTCAATGGTGAGTTCTCTGAGGCCCACTAAGCCCAGGAAGGCCTTGTTGGATATATACACCAGGTCATTGTCACCCACTTCTAGGTTGCGGAGGCTACGCAAGTCCTGAAAGGTGAAATCCAGCAAGATGACGATCTTGTTTTCACTAAGATCCAGTGTGGTGAGGTTGTTGAGGCGGGAGAAGGCTCCCATGGGCACCAGCTTAAGCTGGTTGGCGCGTAGACGCAGCACACGGAGATTTGGTAGACTGGCAAAGGCGTTGGGCTCCAGTACACTGATGAGATTTTCGCTGAGGTCTAGCTCCTCCAATTTGGTATAGGCTGACAGGTCCCCGTGTTCAACCCAGCGCAGGCGGTTCCCACTCAGGTCCAAGATACGTGTATCCATGGGGATGCCGTCTGGAATGGAGCTAAGTCGTTTGCTCTGGCATATTACGGCTTTCCTCTGGAATGCACATTCGCAACGCTGTGGACAACTCTGACCGTTTGACATTGCTGCTGCGGTAAGCGTCAGAACCAGGCCCAGTAAACTCAGGCCCGGACAGTTCGCCATGCCCCCCCCCAGTCCACTTCACTGGGGCAGGATCACTGCACCGGacacctacagacacaaacacacagagaggatgaaaaCATGTCACATCAGAGAGCAGTCTCGTTGTATGTGTTTAGAATCACATAAGcaacctgaaaaaaacaaattaataattaaCAAGTACTGAATttcacttaaaacaaaaaaaatcaaatcattgGCATTTCTGAAACTGAAGTGCGTGTGCTTGCCTGACCCCAAGGCTGCAGTGGCATGTTTAAGCCCTAGTATTTAAGGCTTGTTTTTCAAACTGTGTTTGCAAGAAAACTATTTCCTTGTATTTTCTTGCAAATCGATCAGTTAACTCCAAGCTATCAAAGCAAACCACAAGCCCAAATGACtcatttgaaatggaaaaggCAACTAATAGTGATAAGAAAAATCCCTGCTGATTTCATTGTAAAACCACAACAGTTGAATGTTGATTCATTTCTTTGTTCATACGGAATGGAAAAATCAGAGTACTTAACCAGTCTATTAAATGACCACATGAAATAAAGTCAGCAGTAAAGAGCAATTTCAAAAATTAGTCAGAAGCACCCCTAGTAGCAAGAGTTGCAAACCCAATAATAGATTAAAGAGGTGTCTCCAGAGCTGTGCCATTAATATACATAATCTATGAATGATAAACCAAGATACTGGAGCGATAAACAATAGGAGACATGACAGGTGGAGCATATACTcgtacactcaaacacaaatgacAACCTGTATGTAAGACACACGCTAAGGAAAAGCCCGTAAACAAAACCATAGTCAGAGGTCAACCAGGAAAATTTATCTTGTAAACCACAGAGACTCTCTCACAACACCTCACTGAGGTACAGTTTTTGCTCTGACAAAATCTTTCTTGAAAATAACACAGACCTCCTCACAATTCCTCAATGAAGAACGACAGAGACTCCAAGAGGCAGAACATTGCAAATGTCATCAGCAATTTTCATTCTAACAAGCTCATGTTAGGATGACTTCATTGCTCCCTTTTCATGCTCATAATACATCTCATTGATCTTACCTCAGATAGTCTAAAGACACAGATCTGTCCGATCTATGGCAGAGTGCTGACTTCAAAGCGAAAACTTCATTGGCACTGTTTGTAGAGGCAATCAGTAACATGAAAGTAACCCAAAATTACACTGAAACAAAAGACTCTTTCACATCAAACTAATTCTCACAAGCATCTGTGGGAAGAACACTTTGCGTGTCAGTGAGtccatttttcctctttgttttgacaAGAGAGTTTATGCTGACGTAAGTACCAAAGCTCAACACATCACGAATCTTCCATAACAAACTGTTGAGTCTCACCTCTGGTTCAAAGGTGTAGTGCTTTTCAGTCCTGCAATGCTGGGCGTCATTGAACAGTGGCATTGAAGATGGGTGATCAACAAACCTTGACAGACCCCTCTCCTCAACCCCTCCCCCATCGTCTCCAATAACCCAAACACATGACCAGCTTCCCCCTATACCAGCTGGTATCGAGTGACACAACCTCGCCCTCCAATCAACACGGCCCCCCAACATTGAACAACAGGTGGAGAGCAATGATCATT containing:
- the lingo3a gene encoding leucine-rich repeat and immunoglobulin-like domain-containing nogo receptor-interacting protein 3a; translated protein: MANCPGLSLLGLVLTLTAAAMSNGQSCPQRCECAFQRKAVICQSKRLSSIPDGIPMDTRILDLSGNRLRWVEHGDLSAYTKLEELDLSENLISVLEPNAFASLPNLRVLRLRANQLKLVPMGAFSRLNNLTTLDLSENKIVILLDFTFQDLRSLRNLEVGDNDLVYISNKAFLGLVGLRELTIERCNLTSISGQSLSYLRNLVTLRLRHLSIASLEEQNFRKLGGLRGLEIDHWPFLEYISPHSFQGLNLSWLSITNTNITSIPTSALRSLVHLACLNLSYNPISVLESWALRDLARLKELHMVGTNLVMVQPYGLGGLRQIRLLNLSSNRLLTLEEGSFHSVNTLETLRVDGNPLSCDCRLLWILQRRKTLNFDGKSPVCAAPVEVQGKALSSFSDSALFDHFTCQRPKIRNRKLQQVTAREGQVVSFVCQAEGDPTPVIFWISPQRRRITTKSNGRITVLPEGTLEIRYAQVTDSGTYICIASNAGGNDTYFATLTVSGLPLDAALLANRTYYVSDLNDTNLNDTRVFLKFTLDLKTILVSTAMGCITFLGVVLFCFLLLFVWSRGRGQHKNNFSVEYSFRKVDGPTTSGGQGGARKFNMKMI